Proteins found in one Zea mays cultivar B73 chromosome 1, Zm-B73-REFERENCE-NAM-5.0, whole genome shotgun sequence genomic segment:
- the LOC103644032 gene encoding cytochrome P450 81Q32 translates to METANVVILSFFFIFAIHRLFNRLHSRSTKMKPLPPGPLAIPVLGHLYLLLEKNMHHLFTRLAARYGPVLYLRLGSRNAVVVSSVDCARECFTEHDVTFANRPTFPTLHLMTYGGTTVGTCAYGPYWRHIRRVITVHLLSALRVRSMVPAIEAEVRAMARSMYRAAAAAPCGTGAAKVELRGRLFEVALSALMETVAQSKTSRSSMGGAADTGMSPEAQEFKESMDVMIPLLGTANMWDFLPVLQRFDVFGVKNKMAAAVSGRDAFFRRLIDEERRRLDDGVESENKSMMAVLLTLQKSEPENYSDDMIMSLCFSMFSAGTETTATTAEWAMSLLLNNPEVLKKAQGEIDAHVGNSRLLGADDMPHLPYLQCVLTETLRLYPVFPMLIAHESTADCKVGGHHVPSGTMLLTNAYAIHRDPAAWTEPDAFRPERFEDGSAEGKLLIPFGMGRRKCPGETMALRTLGLVLGTLIQCFDWATVGGVPKVDMTEASGLTLPRAVPLEAMCKPRQAMLDVLQNL, encoded by the exons ATGGAGACGGCCAACGTTGTCATCCTCTCGTTCTTCTTCATCTTTGCAATCCACCGCCTCTTCAACCGCCTCCATAGCAGGagcacgaagatgaagccgctgcCACCGGGCCCTCTAGCCATACCGGTCCTCGGCCACCTATACCTCCTCCTCGAGAAGAATATGCACCACTTGTTCACGCGCCTCGCCGCGCGCTACGGGCCCGTGCTCTACCTCCGCCTCGGCTCGCGTAACGCCGTGGTCGTGTCCTCTGTGGACTGCGCCAGGGAGTGCTTCACGGAGCACGACGTGACCTTCGCGAACCGCCCGACCTTCCCCACGCTGCATCTCATGACCTACGGGGGCACCACGGTCGGCACCTGCGCCTACGGCCCGTACTGGCGCCACATCCGCCGCGTCATCACGGTGCACCTCCTGTCCGCTCTCCGGGTGAGGTCCATGGTCCCCGCCATCGAAGCAGAGGTGCGCGCCATGGCGCGGAGCATGTACCGTGCGGCCGCGGCCGCTCCATGCGGCACCGGCGCCGCCAAGGTGGAGCTGAGGGGGAGGCTGTTCGAGGTCGCGCTCAGCGCCCTCATGGAAACCGTCGCGCAGAGCAAGACATCCCGCTCTTCCATGGGCGGTGCCGCGGACACGGGCATGTCACCGGAGGCCCAAGAGTTCAAGGAGTCCATGGACGTTATGATTCCGCTCCTCGGCACGGCCAACATGTGGGACTTCCTGCCCGTGCTACAGAGGTTCGACGTGTTCGGCGTGAAGAACAAGATGGCGGCCGCGGTGAGCGGCAGGGACGCGTTCTTCCGGCGGCTCATTGACGAGGAGCGGCGGAGGCTGGACGACGGCGTCGAGAGCGAGAACAAAAGTATGATGGCTGTGCTGCTCACTCTGCAGAAGTCAGAACCGGAGAATTACAGTGATGACATGATCATGTCTCTGTGCTTC TCCATGTTCTCTGCGGGAACGGAAACCACTGCGACCACGGCGGAATGGGCGATGTCGCTGCTCCTGAACAACCCCGAGGTCCTGAAGAAGGCGCAGGGGGAAATCGACGCGCATGTGGGGAATTCCCGCCTGCTAGGCGCCGACGACATGCCGCACCTCCCCTACCTCCAGTGCGTCCTCACCGAGACGCTCCGGCTGTACCCGGTTTTCCCGATGCTGATCGCGCACGAGTCCACCGCAGACTGCAAGGTCGGCGGCCACCACGTGCCAAGCGGCACGATGCTGCTCACCAACGCATACGCCATCCACAGAGACCCTGCGGCGTGGACGGAACCGGACGCCTTCAGGCCTGAACGATTCGAGGATGGCAGCGCCGAAGGGAAGCTCCTGATACCGTTCGGGATGGGGCGGCGCAAGTGTCCCGGAGAGACCATGGCGCTGCGGACTCTAGGGCTGGTGCTGGGGACTCTGATCCAGTGCTTCGACTGGGCCACTGTTGGAGGCGTCCCCAAAGTTGACATGACCGAAGCGTCCGGGCTCACTCTCCCGAGGGCCGTTCCCCTCGAGGCCATGTGCAAACCGCGCCAAGCCATGCTTGATGTCCTTCAGAACCTGTGA